The Bacteroidota bacterium genome has a window encoding:
- a CDS encoding fibronectin type III domain-containing protein, whose translation MIDSYGYSEIANEPIVIGDIPDCNPPLPNGEVAITGTTAKLRWFTTPSDYFELQYRKSGTEMWTTKTIAGEKTFRKVVGLTCSTNYEWRIRSICTDGSTSTYCPIQTFSTNSCKLENELENNEETIEIFSYGNNLNIQIDENINKEYNLKVFTITGELVYVNMIQGSENILQLDLPTGIYIVNLANESVSINKTIAINN comes from the coding sequence TTGATAGATTCCTATGGTTATTCTGAAATTGCTAATGAACCAATTGTTATTGGCGATATCCCTGATTGTAATCCCCCATTGCCAAATGGCGAAGTAGCAATAACCGGAACCACCGCTAAATTAAGGTGGTTTACAACGCCTTCCGATTATTTTGAATTACAATATCGAAAATCCGGCACTGAAATGTGGACGACCAAAACTATTGCAGGTGAAAAAACATTTCGGAAAGTTGTGGGGTTAACTTGTAGTACAAATTATGAATGGAGAATAAGAAGCATTTGTACTGATGGAAGCACTTCTACCTATTGCCCAATACAAACATTTTCAACAAATAGCTGTAAACTAGAAAATGAACTTGAAAATAACGAAGAAACGATTGAAATTTTTTCGTATGGAAATAATCTGAATATTCAAATCGACGAAAATATCAACAAGGAATACAATTTAAAAGTTTTTACCATTACCGGTGAACTTGTATATGTAAATATGATACAAGGCTCAGAAAATATTTTACAACTTGATCTGCCAACAGGTATTTACATTGTTAACTTGGCAAATGAATCTGTTTCAATTAACAAAACCATTGCAATAAACAACTAA